A region from the Mustela erminea isolate mMusErm1 chromosome 2, mMusErm1.Pri, whole genome shotgun sequence genome encodes:
- the LOC116582865 gene encoding heterogeneous nuclear ribonucleoprotein A1-like, translating to MSKSESPKEPEQLRKLFIGGLSFETTNESLRSHFEQWGTLTDCVVMRDPNTKRSRGFGFVTYATVEEVDAAMNARPHKVDGRVVEPKRAVSREDSQRPGAHLTVKKIFVGGIKEDTEEHHLRDYFEQYGKIEVIEIMTDRGSGKKRGFAFVTFDDHDSVDKIVIQKYHTVNGHNCEVRKALSKQEMASASSSQRGQSGSGNFGGGRGGGFGGNDNFGRGGNFSGRGGFGGIRGGGGYGGSGDGYNGFGNDGSNFGGGGSYNDFGNYNNQSSNFGPMKGGNFGGRSSGPYGGGGQYFAKPRNQGGYGGSSSSSSYGSGGRF from the coding sequence ATGTCtaagtcagagtctcccaaagagcctgaacaGCTGCGAAAGCTCTTCATCGGAggtctgagctttgaaacaaccaatgagagtctgaggagccatTTTGAGCAATGGGGAACACTTACGGACTGTGTGGTAATGAGAGATCCGAACACCAAGCgctccagaggctttgggtttgtcacctatgccactgtggaggaggtggatgcagccatgaatgcaaggccacacaaggtggatggaagagttgtggaaccaaagagggctgtctcaagagaagattctcaaagacctggtgcccacttaactgtgaaaaagatttttgttggtggcattaaagaagacactgaagaacatcatctaagagattatttcgaacagtatgggaaaatcgaagtgattgagatcatgactgaccgaggcagtggcaaaaagaggggttttgcttttgtaacatttgatgaccatgattctgtagacaagattgtcattcaaaaataccatactgtgaatggccacaactgtgaagtaaggaaagcgctctctaagcaagagatggctagtgcttcatccagccaaagaggtcaaagtggttctggaaactttggtggtggtcgtggaggtggttttggtgggaatgacaactttggtcgcggaggaaacttcagtggtcgaggtggctttggtggcattcgaggtggtggtggatatggtggcagtggggatggctataacggatttggtaatgatggaagcaactttggaggtggcggaagctataatgattttggcaattacaacaatcaatcctcaaattttggacccatgaaaggaggcaattttggaggcagaagctctggccctTATGGTGGTGGAGGCCAATACTTCGCCAAACCACGAAACCAAGGTGGCTAtggtggttccagcagcagcagcagctatggCAGTGGCGGaaggttttaa